One Thermococcus sp. DNA segment encodes these proteins:
- a CDS encoding TldD/PmbA family protein, which produces VSEAVRKAVKLARAASRVRNEPMVFSEEDFHRVSYKVKMKKDFRDVSPEEKMELLRKVEEEVKATGVNVPMRYLGYSDGLWKKIFINSEGAYVKSKIPRVSITYNLVVFENGQMEQAPFVQRAFSGGLELIEKDEPWSWAVKDVQALKKLIYEGQKPPEGKVDLVISPEVAGIAVHESVGHPYEADRIFGREAAQAGESFVKPDMLGERIGSEAVTVIEDPTIPNSWGFYLYDDEGVKARPRYLIKDGIITEFLTNREYAAKLGQRSNASARAINYNREPIVRMANTYLAPGDYSFEELIEEVKLGVYMVSFNEWNIDDRRYQQRYIGREAYLIENGEIKHPVRRPILEITTRALWSSVDAVGKEVEFFPGTCGKGEPGQGVPVWMGGAHARLRDIPLRRP; this is translated from the coding sequence GTAAGTGAAGCCGTCAGGAAGGCCGTCAAGCTGGCCAGAGCTGCCTCCCGCGTTAGAAACGAGCCGATGGTTTTCAGCGAGGAGGACTTCCACCGCGTCTCCTACAAGGTCAAGATGAAGAAGGACTTCAGGGATGTCTCCCCGGAGGAAAAGATGGAGCTCCTCAGGAAGGTCGAGGAGGAAGTTAAAGCAACGGGCGTAAACGTGCCAATGCGATATCTTGGCTACTCCGACGGGCTCTGGAAGAAGATCTTCATCAACAGCGAGGGAGCATATGTGAAGAGCAAAATCCCGCGTGTTTCCATAACCTACAACCTCGTGGTTTTTGAAAACGGCCAGATGGAGCAGGCCCCCTTCGTCCAGAGGGCGTTCTCCGGTGGGCTGGAGCTCATCGAGAAGGACGAGCCGTGGAGCTGGGCGGTTAAGGACGTCCAGGCCCTAAAGAAGCTCATCTATGAGGGACAGAAGCCACCGGAGGGGAAAGTGGATCTGGTCATAAGCCCAGAGGTCGCTGGGATAGCCGTCCACGAGAGCGTCGGCCATCCATACGAGGCCGACAGGATTTTCGGAAGGGAAGCGGCCCAGGCCGGGGAGAGTTTCGTAAAGCCGGACATGCTCGGCGAGAGGATCGGGAGTGAAGCCGTCACCGTCATAGAGGACCCGACGATACCGAACAGCTGGGGGTTCTACCTCTACGATGACGAGGGCGTCAAGGCGAGACCGCGCTACCTCATCAAGGACGGAATCATCACCGAGTTCCTCACCAACAGAGAATACGCGGCAAAGCTCGGGCAGCGGTCAAACGCTTCAGCCAGAGCCATCAACTACAATCGCGAGCCGATAGTGAGGATGGCCAACACCTACCTCGCGCCCGGTGACTACTCCTTCGAGGAGCTGATTGAGGAGGTCAAGCTCGGCGTCTACATGGTGTCCTTCAACGAGTGGAACATCGACGACAGGCGTTACCAGCAGAGGTACATCGGAAGGGAGGCCTACCTCATCGAGAACGGCGAGATAAAGCACCCTGTCAGGAGGCCTATCCTTGAGATAACGACGAGGGCGCTCTGGAGCAGCGTCGATGCCGTCGGCAAAGAGGTCGAGTTCTTCCCGGGAACCTGCGGCAAAGGCGAGCCCGGGCAGGGAGTGCCCGTCTGGATGGGCGGGGCGCATGCAAGGCTCAGGGACATACCGCTGAGGAGGCCGTGA
- a CDS encoding TldD/PmbA family protein — MFDVNEFILKKAKELGFGDVVVLGYEMNRRQVRFANNEITVAKNWHERKVELFVELEKRVAGTTITELSEENIERTLKTLLNNMKGMAPKEDYYGIAEGPFQYRDIPETFDRAIVELDEPNEYVERAINSALEEGAKRVAGVLYTDHNRLYLTTSNGVEAFDEGTGIEISVRAFIGDLESGHGTNSVRVLKKFDPESAGRKAGEIAKLAQNPEQGPEGKFDVIFDPLAFANLLSYMSFMTSAYAAEAGFSFLVNKLGGKVANEVVTIKDVGNMPNGYGTRKFDDEGVPTRETTIIENGTFKSFLLNTSMAKKYGTETTANAGLTMPHAWNIVLEPGEYSREELFSEVRKGIYITNVWYTRFQNYVTGDFSTIPRDGIFLVENGGLRPVRNIRVSDNLQRVLEGIKALGKEGHHIHWWEVNTPVSTPYVLVGDVGITRATK, encoded by the coding sequence ATGTTTGACGTTAACGAGTTCATCCTTAAGAAGGCCAAAGAGCTCGGCTTCGGCGACGTCGTCGTTCTCGGCTACGAGATGAACAGGCGCCAGGTCCGCTTCGCCAACAACGAGATAACCGTCGCCAAGAACTGGCACGAGAGGAAGGTCGAGCTCTTCGTGGAGCTGGAGAAGAGGGTAGCTGGTACAACTATAACCGAGCTGAGCGAGGAGAACATCGAGCGGACCTTGAAAACGCTCCTGAACAACATGAAGGGAATGGCGCCGAAGGAGGACTACTACGGCATCGCCGAGGGGCCGTTCCAGTATAGGGATATCCCGGAGACCTTCGATAGGGCAATAGTCGAGCTGGACGAGCCGAACGAGTACGTAGAGAGGGCAATCAACTCTGCACTTGAGGAGGGAGCTAAGAGGGTGGCGGGAGTTCTCTACACCGACCACAACAGGCTTTACTTAACCACGAGCAATGGCGTTGAAGCCTTCGACGAGGGGACGGGGATAGAGATAAGCGTTAGGGCATTCATCGGTGACCTTGAGAGCGGGCACGGGACGAACTCGGTTCGCGTTCTCAAGAAGTTCGACCCTGAAAGTGCCGGAAGAAAGGCCGGTGAGATTGCAAAGCTCGCTCAGAACCCGGAGCAGGGGCCGGAAGGGAAGTTCGACGTCATCTTTGACCCCTTAGCCTTCGCCAACCTGCTGAGCTACATGAGCTTCATGACATCGGCCTACGCGGCAGAGGCCGGTTTTAGCTTCCTGGTGAACAAGCTCGGGGGGAAGGTTGCCAACGAGGTCGTCACGATAAAGGACGTCGGCAACATGCCCAACGGCTACGGAACGAGGAAGTTCGACGACGAAGGAGTTCCAACGAGGGAAACGACGATAATCGAGAACGGAACCTTCAAGAGCTTCCTGCTCAACACGAGCATGGCGAAGAAGTACGGGACGGAGACAACGGCCAACGCTGGCTTGACTATGCCCCACGCGTGGAACATCGTCCTAGAGCCCGGTGAATACTCCAGAGAGGAGCTCTTCAGCGAGGTCAGGAAGGGCATATACATCACCAACGTCTGGTACACGCGCTTCCAGAACTACGTAACAGGCGACTTCTCGACCATTCCGAGGGATGGAATATTCCTCGTTGAGAATGGCGGGCTGAGGCCTGTAAGGAACATCCGCGTCAGTGACAACCTCCAGAGGGTACTCGAGGGGATCAAGGCCCTTGGAAAGGAGGGCCATCACATCCACTGGTGGGAGGTCAACACGCCGGTCTCAACGCCCTACGTGCTCGTGGGGGACGTCGGAATAACGAGGGCCACCAAGTGA
- a CDS encoding plasma-membrane proton-efflux P-type ATPase: protein MVTEKDYKHMGVTDVFKELGTSGEGLSTEEAERRLREYGPNEIPEKKVNPIMKFLSYFWGPIPWMIEIAAVLSAIVRHWADFWIIMILLALNGVVGFWEEHKAENVIEFLKQKMALQARVLRDGKWKVVPARELVPGDIIRLRMGDIIPADVKLTDGEYLMVDESALTGESLPVEKKAGDIAFSGALVKKGEMTAVVTGTGLNTYFGKTVQLVESAKTVSSFQKMVIRVGDYLIILSLLLVSVVFLVAIHRHESLIEALRFSLVLIVAAIPAAMPAVLSITMAIGALNLAKRQAVVTKLVAIEELAGVDVLCSDKTGTLTKNELTVGDTVPFNGYSESDVVLYGALASREEDNDPIDLAILRALEGFGLKEAIRKFRQTHFTPFDPVIKRTEAEISNDERFKVAKGAPQVILDLCDVQEGLKKEAIKKVDELAEEGYRALGVARTKGGRWEFVGIIPLFDPPRDDAPKAIRAIRKLGVNVKMVTGDHIAIARHIAKILGLGTRIVSMTELLKAKRDSEVEHLVEKADGFSEVFPEHKFRIVDALQRTGHMVAMTGDGVNDAPALKKANCGIAVSGATDAARAAADVVLLQPGLSVIAHAVEEARRIFQRMESYVVYRITETIRVLFFVTFAILVFNFYPITAIMIVLLALFNDAPILAIAYDNVVTPRKPVRWDMYKVLVLSTLLGFVGVVSSFLLFYIADRVLLLSRPEIQSFIFLKLAVAGHLTIFVTRARGHLWERPYPSGLLFWSAVITKLLATLIVVYGIFVTPIGWKLAGLIWGYALVWMLAIDGAKVVVLKRMEGL, encoded by the coding sequence ATGGTAACCGAAAAGGATTACAAGCATATGGGTGTTACGGATGTTTTTAAAGAGTTGGGAACATCAGGTGAGGGACTCTCAACGGAGGAGGCAGAAAGAAGATTAAGGGAATACGGACCAAACGAAATTCCGGAAAAGAAGGTAAACCCTATAATGAAGTTCCTCTCCTACTTCTGGGGGCCGATACCGTGGATGATAGAGATAGCAGCTGTCCTCTCCGCGATTGTCCGGCACTGGGCGGACTTCTGGATAATCATGATTCTCCTCGCGCTCAACGGCGTTGTCGGATTCTGGGAGGAGCACAAGGCCGAGAACGTTATAGAGTTCCTGAAGCAGAAGATGGCCCTCCAGGCCAGGGTTCTCCGCGACGGCAAATGGAAGGTCGTACCGGCCAGGGAGCTTGTACCCGGCGATATCATCCGTCTCCGGATGGGGGACATCATCCCAGCCGATGTTAAGCTGACGGACGGGGAGTACCTCATGGTGGACGAGTCAGCCCTGACCGGTGAGTCCCTGCCCGTGGAGAAGAAGGCAGGGGACATCGCGTTCTCTGGTGCACTCGTCAAGAAAGGTGAGATGACCGCCGTCGTTACGGGAACCGGCCTGAACACGTACTTCGGCAAGACCGTCCAGCTCGTTGAGAGCGCCAAGACCGTCAGCTCATTCCAGAAGATGGTCATACGTGTGGGCGACTACCTCATAATACTCTCCCTTCTCCTCGTCTCGGTCGTCTTCCTTGTTGCGATCCATCGGCACGAGAGCCTTATCGAGGCACTCCGCTTCAGTCTCGTCCTTATAGTGGCGGCGATCCCGGCGGCGATGCCGGCTGTTCTCTCCATAACAATGGCAATAGGTGCGCTGAACCTCGCCAAGAGGCAGGCGGTGGTTACCAAACTGGTTGCCATCGAGGAACTGGCGGGGGTTGACGTCCTCTGCTCAGATAAGACCGGAACCTTAACCAAGAACGAACTCACCGTTGGCGACACGGTTCCATTCAACGGTTACTCGGAGAGTGATGTCGTCCTGTACGGGGCCCTGGCGAGCAGGGAAGAGGACAACGACCCCATAGACCTTGCCATTCTCAGGGCACTGGAGGGGTTCGGCCTCAAGGAAGCTATCAGGAAGTTTAGACAGACCCATTTTACCCCATTTGACCCGGTCATAAAGAGAACCGAGGCGGAGATAAGCAACGACGAGAGGTTTAAGGTTGCCAAGGGGGCCCCACAGGTTATCCTCGACCTATGTGATGTCCAAGAAGGGCTCAAAAAGGAGGCAATCAAGAAAGTTGATGAGCTGGCCGAGGAAGGCTACAGGGCACTGGGCGTGGCCAGGACGAAGGGGGGAAGATGGGAGTTTGTCGGGATAATTCCTCTCTTTGATCCTCCGAGGGACGATGCACCGAAGGCCATCCGGGCGATAAGAAAGCTCGGCGTCAACGTCAAGATGGTCACGGGTGACCACATAGCCATAGCAAGGCACATCGCTAAAATATTGGGTCTCGGGACGAGGATAGTTTCTATGACGGAGCTTCTCAAGGCGAAGAGGGACTCAGAGGTGGAGCATCTGGTGGAGAAGGCCGACGGGTTCTCCGAGGTCTTTCCAGAGCATAAGTTCAGGATCGTTGACGCACTTCAGAGAACCGGGCATATGGTGGCCATGACCGGCGATGGCGTTAACGACGCTCCCGCGCTGAAGAAGGCCAACTGCGGCATAGCGGTTTCGGGGGCGACAGATGCCGCGCGGGCGGCGGCCGATGTCGTCCTCCTCCAGCCTGGCCTCTCGGTTATAGCCCACGCCGTTGAGGAGGCGAGGAGGATCTTCCAGAGGATGGAGAGCTACGTTGTTTACAGGATAACCGAGACGATAAGGGTGCTGTTCTTCGTCACGTTCGCCATACTGGTCTTCAATTTCTATCCTATAACGGCCATCATGATAGTTCTGCTGGCACTCTTCAACGACGCCCCGATACTGGCCATAGCGTACGACAATGTGGTCACCCCACGCAAACCCGTCCGCTGGGATATGTACAAGGTTCTCGTCCTCTCCACACTCCTCGGCTTCGTCGGAGTGGTAAGCTCGTTCCTCCTGTTCTACATAGCTGATAGGGTTCTCCTACTGAGCAGACCGGAGATCCAGTCTTTCATCTTCCTCAAGCTGGCCGTCGCCGGTCATCTCACGATATTCGTCACGAGGGCCAGAGGGCACCTCTGGGAGAGGCCATACCCCAGCGGTCTGCTGTTCTGGTCGGCGGTAATCACCAAACTCCTCGCAACCCTGATAGTGGTTTACGGTATATTCGTGACACCGATAGGCTGGAAACTCGCCGGACTCATCTGGGGTTACGCCCTCGTGTGGATGCTGGCTATAGACGGGGCCAAGGTGGTAGTCCTCAAAAGGATGGAGGGACTGTGA